From the genome of Nocardia sp. NBC_01503, one region includes:
- a CDS encoding class II glutamine amidotransferase: protein MCRHLAYLGPPVPVGDLLTRGPHSLRTQSWAPRDMRGGGTINADGFGIAWWTPTQPASTEPRHPGMLLAGIHTGDGPTGGAGSRPTAHRDDDRRDPASNLGTREAGPSRYRNAAPIWTDPAVDEVLPQIYSRAVLAAIRSATVGMPVERTACAPFTHGRWAFSHNGVIPDWRGTLTAVAAKFDSPSLLEAESMTDSAALWVILRGRMESEATPDVALREVVRAVAELSPSARLNLLVGDGETVWATAWRHALSVLVGEEFVVVASEPYDDDPRWQAIADRQLVVARPGWLSVQDLDIEIGRAGS from the coding sequence ATGTGCCGCCACCTCGCCTACCTCGGCCCACCGGTCCCCGTGGGCGACCTCCTGACCCGGGGCCCGCACTCGCTGCGCACCCAATCCTGGGCCCCGCGCGATATGCGCGGCGGCGGCACCATCAACGCCGACGGCTTCGGCATAGCGTGGTGGACTCCCACCCAACCGGCATCAACCGAGCCACGTCATCCCGGCATGCTCTTGGCCGGGATCCACACCGGGGATGGTCCAACAGGTGGCGCTGGATCTCGGCCGACAGCACACCGCGATGACGACAGGCGAGATCCCGCATCGAACCTCGGCACACGGGAGGCCGGGCCGAGCCGCTACCGCAATGCGGCTCCCATCTGGACGGATCCGGCCGTGGATGAGGTTCTCCCGCAGATCTATTCACGCGCGGTGCTGGCCGCCATCCGCTCGGCCACCGTCGGGATGCCGGTGGAGCGCACCGCCTGTGCCCCATTCACGCACGGCCGCTGGGCTTTCAGCCATAACGGCGTGATTCCCGACTGGCGCGGCACCCTCACCGCCGTCGCCGCGAAGTTCGACTCGCCCTCGCTGCTGGAGGCCGAGTCGATGACCGATTCCGCCGCCCTCTGGGTGATCCTGCGCGGCCGGATGGAGAGCGAGGCAACGCCGGATGTCGCATTGCGCGAGGTTGTTCGGGCGGTGGCGGAGTTGTCGCCGTCGGCTCGGCTGAATCTGCTGGTGGGCGATGGGGAGACGGTGTGGGCCACCGCATGGCGGCATGCGCTGTCGGTGTTGGTGGGGGAGGAGTTCGTGGTGGTCGCCTCGGAGCCCTATGACGACGATCCGCGGTGGCAGGCCATCGCGGATCGGCAACTCGTCGTGGCGCGGCCGGGGTGGCTGTCGGTGCAGGACCTGGATATCGAAATCGGAAGGGCTGGTTCATGA
- the egtD gene encoding L-histidine N(alpha)-methyltransferase codes for MSAASLDIHLTDEDLTAALRTDVREGLAAEPKWLPPKWFYDARGSELFELITELPEYYPTRTERALLERVVGEIAELAQAEVLVELGAGSAAKTRLLLEALSAGGPLKTYVPQDVSVSALTAAADQVSAEFPGLSVHGVVSDFTATLDNLPRGGRRMIAFLGGTIGNLVPKERAEFLAGVHDVLEPGEQLLLGAGLVIDPAILVPAYDDVAGVTAEFNRNVLHVLNARLDANFEPEKFAHIALWDAEHEWIEMRLEATEAVTVSIAELDLTVDFAKGEQLRTEISAKFRPEGLESELDAAGFTTERIWTDPDDRFALVLAERR; via the coding sequence ATGAGTGCCGCATCGCTGGACATTCATTTGACGGATGAGGATTTGACCGCCGCCTTGCGCACCGATGTGCGCGAGGGGCTGGCGGCGGAGCCGAAGTGGTTGCCGCCCAAGTGGTTCTATGATGCGCGCGGTAGTGAGCTGTTCGAGCTCATTACCGAACTCCCCGAGTACTATCCGACCCGCACCGAGCGGGCCCTGCTGGAGCGGGTGGTCGGGGAGATCGCCGAGTTGGCGCAGGCCGAGGTGCTGGTGGAGCTCGGTGCGGGTTCGGCGGCCAAGACCCGGCTGCTGCTCGAGGCGCTCAGCGCCGGGGGACCGTTGAAGACCTATGTGCCGCAGGATGTCTCGGTCTCGGCACTGACCGCCGCGGCGGATCAGGTGTCGGCAGAGTTCCCGGGGCTGAGCGTGCACGGCGTGGTCAGTGACTTCACCGCCACGCTGGACAATCTGCCGCGCGGTGGGCGGCGCATGATCGCCTTTCTGGGGGGCACCATCGGCAATCTGGTGCCGAAGGAGCGCGCGGAGTTCCTGGCCGGTGTGCACGATGTGCTGGAGCCGGGGGAGCAGCTGCTGCTCGGTGCGGGATTGGTGATCGATCCGGCGATTCTGGTGCCCGCCTACGATGATGTCGCCGGGGTGACCGCCGAATTCAATCGCAATGTGCTGCATGTGCTCAATGCTCGGTTGGACGCGAATTTCGAACCGGAGAAGTTCGCCCATATCGCGCTGTGGGATGCCGAGCACGAGTGGATCGAAATGCGTTTGGAGGCAACCGAAGCGGTCACCGTCTCGATCGCCGAGCTCGATCTGACCGTCGATTTCGCGAAGGGTGAGCAGCTACGCACCGAGATCTCCGCCAAATTCCGCCCCGAGGGTCTCGAATCCGAGTTGGACGCAGCGGGATTCACGACCGAACGGATCTGGACCGATCCGGATGATCGGTTCGCGTTGGTATTGGCTGAGCGGAGGTAG
- a CDS encoding DUF2461 domain-containing protein: MTQFTGFPLAGLDFYEDLEADNSKAFWAANKKVWETAVRDPMQALLAELEPDFGTAKFFRPYRDIRFSKDKTPYKDHQGATVHATSGGGWYVQIGAAGLFVAAGIYGPSPAQLAQLRSTIDNEVRGAELERLLAGMVKAGYTIGGDKLATKPKGYAADHPRIELLRHKSIVISKDFGAPAWLETPRAAKEIRAAWETMRPTMEWLAAVTG, translated from the coding sequence ATGACGCAGTTCACCGGATTCCCGCTCGCCGGACTCGACTTCTACGAAGACCTCGAGGCCGATAACTCCAAAGCCTTCTGGGCCGCCAACAAGAAGGTGTGGGAGACGGCGGTGCGGGATCCCATGCAGGCCCTGCTCGCCGAGCTGGAACCGGACTTCGGGACGGCCAAATTCTTTCGGCCGTATCGCGATATCCGGTTCTCCAAGGATAAGACGCCCTATAAGGATCATCAGGGCGCGACGGTGCACGCCACCTCCGGGGGTGGGTGGTATGTGCAGATCGGGGCGGCCGGGCTGTTCGTCGCCGCCGGGATCTACGGGCCCTCACCCGCCCAGCTCGCCCAATTGCGCAGCACCATCGACAATGAGGTGCGCGGGGCCGAGCTGGAGCGACTGCTGGCGGGAATGGTCAAGGCGGGGTACACCATCGGCGGCGACAAACTCGCCACCAAACCCAAGGGGTACGCCGCCGACCACCCGCGTATCGAACTGCTCCGGCACAAATCCATCGTCATCAGCAAGGATTTCGGGGCACCGGCCTGGTTGGAGACTCCTCGGGCCGCCAAGGAAATCCGTGCGGCCTGGGAAACCATGCGCCCCACCATGGAATGGCTTGCGGCAGTGACAGGTTGA